The Coffea arabica cultivar ET-39 chromosome 3c, Coffea Arabica ET-39 HiFi, whole genome shotgun sequence genome contains a region encoding:
- the LOC113736097 gene encoding stress-related protein-like codes for MRKKAPGVKIVEATVRTAIGPVYRKFCDISLELLQFADRKVDESINELDRHVPPVLKQFSHQLLSAPQKAPEVARGVASELQRAGLVDGSKSIAQTLYNTYEPTAKEFYLKYEPLAEQYAVSAWRSLNQLPLFPQVAQMIVPTAAYWCKKYNETVAYRAAQRGYGYTVWQNLPVVPIERIGKVFQSVPTVSSDAETFTVSTST; via the exons ATGCGAAAGAAAGCTCCGGGCGTTAAAATTGTGGAAGCAACTGTCAGAACAGCCATTGGACCTGTCTACCGCAAGTTCTGCGACATCTCCTTGGAGCTTCTCCAGTTCGCAGATCGcaag GTCGACGAATCGATTAACGAGTTAGACCGTCATGTACCCCCGGTGCTGAAGCAATTCTCACATCAGCTGCTCTCGGCGCCTCAGAAGGCCCCTGAGGTGGCTAGAGGGGTGGCCTCCGAGTTGCAGCGGGCCGGCTTGGTGGACGGCTCTAAAAGCATCGCCCAAACGCTTTATAACACGTACGAGCCTACAGCCAAGGAATTTTATCTCAAGTACGAGCCCCTAGCTGAGCAGTATGCGGTGTCGGCTTGGCGCTCGCTGAACCAGCTCCCCCTGTTCCCTCAAGTGGCTCAAATGATTGTCCCCACGGCTGCTTATTGGTGCAAGAAATACAATGAAACCGTGGCTTACAGGGCGGCGCAGAGGGGTTACGGCTACACGGTGTGGCAGAACCTGCCCGTGGTGCCGATTGAGAGAATTGGCAAAGTGTTTCAGAGTGTGCCCACCGTTTCAAGTGATGCCGAAACCTTTACCGTGTCAACGTCAACCTAA
- the LOC113736735 gene encoding probable 2-oxoglutarate-dependent dioxygenase AOP1, whose translation MCSLTQNYLPVIDFTKKNLDPSSSFWPSTRQAVVRALEDYGCFIALYDEVTLELNEAIFRASEELFDLPTEIKVLNTSNTPSHGYVGQEPIIPLYEGLGIENATTLDGVEKFTNLLWPNGNHSFSETAFSYSKIVAELDQMVMRMVSEAYGIEKNYESLLGSMSYLLRLIKYRRPHENEKNLGIVPHTDKSFMSILQQDQVKGLEIKTKDGEWMVIDPSPFSFIVMAGDVCMAWTNGRIEPPHHRVVMTENAERYSLGLFTFIRDLIVQVPEELVDDEHPLQFKPFDHYKYIDYYYTDEGKRSKCPIRDYCGV comes from the exons ATGTGTTCTCTAACACAGAACTACCTTCCTGTCATAGACTTCACTAAGAAAAACTTAGATCCAAGTTCTAGTTTTTGGCCATCTACAAGGCAAGCTGTTGTACGTGCGCTGGAAGACTATGGCTGTTTTATAGCCCTTTATGATGAAGTCACTTTGGAACTTAATGAAGCTATTTTCCGTGCATCTGAGGAGTTGTTTGATCTCCCAACCGAAATCAAAGTCCTAAACACTTCTAATACACCTTCACACGGCTATGTTGGACAAGAGCCTATTATTCCTCTCTATGAAGGTTTAGGCATTGAAAATGCCACTACTCTTGATGGAGTTGAAAAGTTCACCAATCTATTGTGGCCCAACGGAAATCATAGTTTCAG TGAAACTGCATTCTCGTACTCGAAGATTGTGGCTGAGTTAGATCAAATGGTGATGAGAATGGTGTCGGAGGCTTATGGTATAGAGAAGAATTATGAAAGTCTCCTTGGGTCGATGTCCTACCTTCTTAGGTTAATCAAGTATCGAAGACctcatgaaaatgaaaagaatttgGGAATTGTCCCTCACACAGACAAAAGCTTCATGTCCATTCTTCAACAAGATCAAGTAAAAGGTCTTGAGATCAAAACTAAGGATGGCGAGTGGATGGTTATTGATCCATCTCCGTTCTCTTTCATCGTCATGGCTGGTGATGTATGCATG GCATGGACTAATGGCAGGATTGAACCTCCACACCATCGGGTTGTAATGACCGAAAATGCAGAAAGGTATTCACTCGGCCTATTTACATTCATCAGAGACTTGATTGTTCAAGTACCGGAAGAACTAGTTGATGATGAGCATCCGCTGCAGTTTAAGCCATTCGATCACTACAAGTATATTGACTACTACTACACTGATGAGGGCAAGCGATCAAAATGTCCCATAAGAGACTACTGTGGTGTTTGA